From a region of the Mobula hypostoma chromosome 6, sMobHyp1.1, whole genome shotgun sequence genome:
- the LOC134348259 gene encoding tubulin alpha chain-like, whose amino-acid sequence MRECISIHVGQAGVQMGNACWELYCLEHGIQPDGQMISDKGVGGGDDSYTTFFSQTGAGKHVPRAVMVDLEPTVIDEVRTGTYRQLFHPEQLISGKEDAANNYARGHYTIGKELIDSVLDRIRKLADQCTGLQGFLVFHSFGGGTGSGFTSLLMERLSVDFGKKSKLEFSIYPAPQVSTAVVEPYNSILTTHTTLEHSDCAFMVDNEAIYDICRRNLDIERPTYTNLNRLISQIVSSITASLRFDGALNVDLTEFQTNLVPYPRIHFPLATYAPVISAEKAYHEQLSVAEITNACFEPANQMVKCDPRHGKYMACCLLYRGDVVPKDVNVAIGAIKTKRSIQFVDWCPTGFKVGINYQPPTVVPGGDLAKVQRAVCMLSNTTAIAEAWARLDHKFDLMYAKRAFVHWYVGEGMEEGEFSEAREDMAALEKDYEEVGIDSFEGDEEGEEEY is encoded by the exons CGTGAATGTATCTCCATCCATGTTGGCCAGGCTGGTGTCCAGATGGGCAATGCCTGCTGGGAGCTGTACTGCTTGGAGCACGGCATCCAGCCAGATGGACAGATGATAAGTGACAAGGGCGTCGGAGGAGGGGATGACTCCTACACTACGTTCTTCAGCCAGACTGGAGCTGGTAAACACGTTCCCAGGGCAGTGATGGTGGATCTAGAACCTACTGTGATAG ATGAGGTCCGCACCGGTACTTATCGGCAGCTTTTCCACCCTGAGCAACTCATCTCTGGCAAGGAAGATGCTGCCAACAATTATGCTCGTGGACACTACACCATTGGCAAGGAGTTGATTGACTCTGTCTTGGACAGAATCCGTAAACTG GCTGACCAGTGCACAGGGCTCCAGGGATTCCTCGTTTTCCACAGCTTTGGCGGAGGCACTGGTTCTGGTTTCACTTCTCTGCTGATGGAACGTCTCTCTGTGGACTTTGGCAAGAAGTCCAAGCTGGAGTTCTCCATCTACCCAGCTCCGCAAGTCTCCACCGCCGTGGTTGAACCCTACAACTCTATCCTGACCACCCACACCACCCTAGAGCATTCAGACTGCGCCTTCATGGTAGATAATGAGGCCATCTATGACATCTGCCGGAGAAACCTGGACATAGAGCGCCCAACCTACACCAATCTGAATCGCCTCATTAGTCAGATTGTGTCATCTATCACAGCCTCTCTTCGCTTTGATGGTGCCTTGAATGTTGATCTGACAGAGTTCCAGACCAATTTAGTCCCTTACCCACGTATCCACTTCCCTCTGGCTACCTATGCCCCTGTGATCTCAGCTGAGAAGGCTTACCATGAACAACTGTCTGTGGCTGAGATCACCAATGCCTGTTTTGAGCCAGCGAACCAGATGGTGAAGTGTGATCCTCGCCATGGCAAGTACATGGCTTGTTGTCTGCTTTACCGGGGTGACGTGGTGCCAAAAGATGTCAATGTTGCCATTGGTGCTATCAAAACCAAACGCAGCATCCAGTTTGTTGACTGGTGCCCCACTGGCTTCAAGGTTGGCATCAACTACCAGCCTCCCACTGTGGTGCCTGGTGGCGACCTGGCCAAGGTGCAGCGTGCAGTCTGTATGCTGAGCAACACCACAGCCATTGCTGAAGCCTGGGCTCGCCTGGACCACAAGTTTGATCTGATGTATGCCAAGCGTGCCTTTGTTCATTggtatgtgggggaggggatggaggagggggagttCTCTGAGGCCCGGGAAGACATGGCAGCCTTGGAGAAGGATTATGAAGAGGTTGGCATTGACTCATTTGAGGGTGATGAAGAGGGGGAGGAAGAGTATTAA